Proteins encoded within one genomic window of Oncorhynchus nerka isolate Pitt River linkage group LG9b, Oner_Uvic_2.0, whole genome shotgun sequence:
- the LOC135565720 gene encoding uncharacterized protein LOC135565720: MERGRERRAMERGRERRAMERGRERRAMERGRERRAMERKGATGHRERKGAQGHGERKGAQGHGERKGAQGHGERKGATGHGERKGATGHGERKGATGHRERKGAQGHGERKGVQGHGERKGATGHGERKGAQGHGERKGATGHGEGKGATGHGERKGATGHGERKGATGHGERKGAQGHGERKGATGHGERKGATGHGERKGAQGNGERKGATGHGERKGATGHGERKGATAPLIK, from the coding sequence atggagagaggaagggagcgaCGGgccatggagagaggaagggagcgaCGGgccatggagagaggaagggagcgaCGGgccatggagagaggaagggagcgaCGGGCCATGGAGAGGAAGGGAGCGACGGGtcatagagagaggaagggagcgcAGGgccatggagagaggaagggagcgcAGGGCCATGGAGAAAGGAAGGGAGCGCAGGgccatggagagaggaagggagcgaCGGgccatggagagaggaagggagcgaCGGgccatggagagaggaagggagcgaCGGGtcatagagagaggaagggagcgcAGGgccatggagagaggaagggagtgcAGGgccatggagagaggaagggagcgaCGGgccatggagagaggaagggagcgcAGGgccatggagagaggaagggagcgaCGGGccatggagaggggaagggagcgACGGgccatggagagaggaagggagcgaCGGgccatggagagaggaagggagcgaCGGgccatggagagaggaagggagcgcAGGgccatggagagaggaagggagcgaCGGgccatggagagaggaagggagcgaCGGgccatggagagaggaagggagcgcAGGgcaatggagagaggaagggagcgaCGGgccatggagagaggaagggagcgaCGGgccatggagagaggaagggagcgaCGGCTCCGTTGATAAAGTAG